In the Deltaproteobacteria bacterium genome, CTGGGCCGATATCTGGACAGCGGCTGGGCGGGCTTTGCCGCCAGCGTGACCGTCGGCGTCATCGGCGCGGGGGGACTGGGCTCCAACTGCGCCCCGCACCTTGTCCGCTCGGGCTTTTCAACTCTGATCCTGGCCGATCCGGACCGGGTCGAGGACTCCAACCTGAACCGCCAGTCCTTTAGCCTGGACCAAATCGGCCGCCCCAAGGTCCAGGCCCTGCGGGACAATCTGCTGGCCGTGAACCCGGACGCGGCGATTACGATTCACGAAACGCGGGTCGACGAGTCGAACATCCTGACGCTCTTTGGCTCCTGCCAGGCCGTGGTCGAGGCCGTGGACGATCCACGTGCCAAAAAGCGTCTCGTCGAGACCATGGCCGCCACGGGCGTATTCGTGGTCGGGGCGTCCGGCCTGGGCGGAACGGGGCGGACGTCCCGCATGGCCGCGCGCGCCCTGGGACCAAATCTTGTCATCGTCGGCGACCTGACCACGCCCTGCGACGCGGCCACCCCGCCCCTGTCTCCGGGGGTGGGCATGGCCGCGGCCATGCAGGCCGACGTCATCCTGCATCATTTCCTCACCCTGTACCAAGGACGGACACCATGACCGGACGCAATCTCGTGCTTGATCTCTTCCGCCAGGGCGGCCTCTACGGGCTGACGGCCGAAAAATTCTCCCGCGGCAGATCCAACCTCGACGTCGTGCGGATGATGCTCGACTCCGGCATCCGCATCATCCAATACCGCGAAAAGACGAAAAAAATGGGCGAAAAATACGCGCAGTGCCAAGTCCTGCGCGCCATGACCCGCGCCGCCGGCGCGGCCTTCATCGTCAACGACGACATCGATCTGGCCCTGCTCGTCAAAGCCGACGGCGTCCACGTCGGCCAGGAGGATCTGCCCGTAAAGGCGGTGCGCGCCCTGGTCGGCGAGCGCATGGCCATTGGTCTGTCCACCCATTCCCCGGATCAGGCCCAGGCGGCCGTGGCCGTCGGGGCGGACTATATCGGCGTCGGTCCGATCTTTGCGACCCAGACCAAGGACGACGTCTGCGCGCCCGTGGGCCTGACCTATCTGGATTACGTCGTCCGACATGTCGCTCTGCCCTTTGTCGCCATCGGTGGCATCAAGGAACACAACCTCGGCCAGGTCGCGGCCCACGGCGCGCGCTGTGCGGCCATGGTCACGGAAATTGTCGGCGCGGCGGACATCGCCCAAAAAACCA is a window encoding:
- the thiF gene encoding sulfur carrier protein ThiS adenylyltransferase ThiF, with the protein product MRDLRRPKRGRSLSDAARQGLPTRLQGLGTPGGFGVNPFQRGLGRYLDSGWAGFAASVTVGVIGAGGLGSNCAPHLVRSGFSTLILADPDRVEDSNLNRQSFSLDQIGRPKVQALRDNLLAVNPDAAITIHETRVDESNILTLFGSCQAVVEAVDDPRAKKRLVETMAATGVFVVGASGLGGTGRTSRMAARALGPNLVIVGDLTTPCDAATPPLSPGVGMAAAMQADVILHHFLTLYQGRTP
- the thiE gene encoding thiamine phosphate synthase; the protein is MTGRNLVLDLFRQGGLYGLTAEKFSRGRSNLDVVRMMLDSGIRIIQYREKTKKMGEKYAQCQVLRAMTRAAGAAFIVNDDIDLALLVKADGVHVGQEDLPVKAVRALVGERMAIGLSTHSPDQAQAAVAVGADYIGVGPIFATQTKDDVCAPVGLTYLDYVVRHVALPFVAIGGIKEHNLGQVAAHGARCAAMVTEIVGAADIAQKTIRLQALLPSPPSVQNARKI